The following coding sequences are from one Salvia hispanica cultivar TCC Black 2014 chromosome 3, UniMelb_Shisp_WGS_1.0, whole genome shotgun sequence window:
- the LOC125211133 gene encoding mitochondrial inner membrane protein OXA1-like, whose protein sequence is MAYRRSIMARSKLFYQQHQRFSPSLSHISGSDREKLPAKRNPEMLSNFLISRSNAGNFRLMRSKVPTGYGLIFHRNMSKVPFEIEVPAEDLNGVIGVVADKAVEAAPVMNELASAAAGSVSNMNIIGYMHSFTGLEWWASIAAVTLLLRILFVPFQVYRLQYFSHDGKRRSDEIRSLQKYLRIIKSDILEDKVDINDIGEKLEPLFKLLDKYGQFRLFGYVCSPIPAFCIFFCVLGMVKNVPSLTTGGTLWFTDLTTPNRLELPILVALTLWVRLELDPIRYVLPHMKSRTMAAHAAVIYLGAVAAGFPTAIYCSWITSNLFSIAYGTVVIHPRVQKLLGISLAIPHSARK, encoded by the exons ATGGCGTACAGGCGTAGCATCATGGCTAGATCGAAGTTGTTCTACCAACAGCACCAGCGATTTTCGCCTTCACTGTCACACATTAGTGGCAGCGACCGTGAAAAGTTGCCTGCGAAAAGGAATCCTGAGATGCTCAGCAATTTTCTGATATCCAGAAGCAATGCTGGCAATTTTCGACTCATGCGTTCTAAGGTTCCCACAGGCTATGGGCTGATTTTCCATAGAAATATGTCAAAGGTGCCTTTCGAGATTGAGGTTCCTGCTGAAGATTTGAATGGAGTGATCGGTGTGGTGGCTGATAAGGCTGTTGAGGCAGCTCCAGTGATGAATGAACTGGCCAGTGCAGCAGCAGGTTCAGTCAGTAATATGAACATAATTGGATATATGCACTCATTCACTGGTTTAGAATG GTGGGCATCAATTGCAGCTGTGACTCTTCTGCTGCGTATTTTGTTTGTTCCTTTTCAAGTATATCGTCTTCAATATTTTTCCCACGATGGCAAACG TCGATCCGACGAAATACGTTCACTTCAGAAATACTTACGTATCATCAAG AGTGATATTTTAGAAGACAAGGTTGATATAAATGATATTGGAGAAAAATTAGAGCCCCTGTTTAAACTTCTGGATAA GTATGGTCAATTTCGGTTGTTTGGATATGTATGCTCACCGATACCTGccttttgtattttcttttgc GTTTTAGGCATGGTGAAGAACGTACCCTCTTTAACAACAGGTGGAACATTATGGTTTACAGACTTAACAACTCCCAATCGCTTGGAACTTCCAATCCTTGTGGCGTTGACACTTTGGGTTAGGCTGGAA TTGGATCCAATACGATATGTGCTGCCGCACATGAAATCTCGTACAATGGCAGCTCATGCTGCTGTAATATACCTTGGCGCTGTTGCTGCAGGATTCCCCACG GCTATATACTGTTCTTGGATCACCTCTAACCTCTTTTCAATAGCATATGGAACTG TTGTGATTCACCCTCGAGTTCAGAAATTGTTGGGGATATCATTGGCGATACCACATTCAGCTCGAAAATAG
- the LOC125210679 gene encoding mitochondrial inner membrane protein OXA1-like yields the protein MAYRRSIMARSKLFYQQHQRFSPSLSHISGSDREQLPAKTNPEMLSTFLISRNNAGNLRLMRSEVPAGYGLLSGNVSRLMHSEVPTGYGLIFHRNISKVPSEIEAPAEDLNGVIGVVADKAFEAAPMVNEMATAAADSISNMNIIGYMHSFTGLEWWASIAAVTLLLRILFVPFQVYRLQYFSHDGERRDNEFLSVAIFFHIEGAIEKKSEISKWLDKYGRFYVCGFRCSYIPAICVFFCVLDMVKNVPSFTTGGTLWFTDLTTPNRLELPILLALTFWVRMKLNPTQYLQIGELYMKSHEIAVRAVVLYLVAVAAGFPTAVYIPWITSNLFSIAYGAVMIHPRVQKLLGISLEIPHSARK from the exons ATGGCCTACAGGCGTAGCATCATGGCTAGATCGAAGTTGTTCTACCAACAGCACCAGCGATTTTCGCCTTCACTGTCACACATTAGTGGCAGCGACCGTGAGCAGTTGCCTGCGAAAACGAATCCTGAGATGCTCAGCACTTTTCTGATATCCAGAAACAATGCTGGCAATCTTCGACTCATGCGTTCTGAGGTTCCTGCGGGCTATGGGCTGCTATCAGGAAATGTATCTCGACTTATGCATTCTGAGGTTCCCACAGGCTATGGGCTGATTTTCCACAGAAATATTTCAAAGGTGCCTTCCGAGATTGAGGCCCCTGCTGAAGATTTGAATGGAGTGATCGGTGTGGTGGCTGATAAGGCTTTTGAGGCAGCTCCAATGGTGAATGAAATGGCCACTGCAGCAGCAGATTCAATCAGTAACATGAACATAATTGGATATATGCACTCATTCACTGGTTTAGAATG GTGGGCATCAATTGCAGCTGTGACTCTTCTGCTGCGTATTTTGTTTGTTCCTTTTCAAGTATATCGTCTTCAATATTTTTCCCATGATGGCGAACG TCGAGATAACGAATTCCTTTCAGTTGCGATATTCTTCCATATCGAG GGTgctattgaaaaaaaatctgagATATCTAAATGGCTGGATAA ATATGGTCGATTTTACGTTTGTGGATTTAGATGCTCATATATACCTGCCatttgtgttttcttttgC GTTTTAGACATGGTGAAGAATGTACCCTCTTTTACAACAGGTGGAACATTATGGTTTACAGACTTAACAACTCCCAATCGCTTGGAACTTCCAATCCTTCTGGCGTTGACATTTTGGGTTAGGATGAAA TTGAATCCAACACAATATTTGCAAATCGGAGAACTGTATATGAAGTCTCATGAAATTGCAGTTCGTGCTGTGGTACTATACCTTGTCGCTGTTGCTGCAGGATTCCCCACG GCTGTATACATTCCTTGGATCACCTCTAACCTCTTTTCAATAGCATACGGGGCTG TTATGATTCATCCTCGAGTTCAGAAATTGTTGGGGATATCATTGGAGATACCACATTCCGCTCGAAAATAG